From Pseudomonas sp. StFLB209, a single genomic window includes:
- a CDS encoding ABC transporter permease: MDLLNAFSHMDWNQVLHLTGQHITLVGVAVTLAILVGVPLGILMTRFPTLAGPLQASATVLLTVPSIALFGLLLPFYSKFGQGLGPLPAITAVFLYSLLPIMRNTYLALTGVEPGIREAAKGIGMTFGQRLRMVELPIAVPVILAGVRTAVVMNIGVMTIAATIGAGGLGVLILASISRSDMSMLIVGAVLVSILAIIADLLLQWLQRSLTPKGLLK, translated from the coding sequence ATGGATTTGTTGAACGCCTTCTCCCATATGGACTGGAATCAGGTCCTGCACCTGACCGGGCAGCACATCACCCTGGTCGGCGTCGCGGTGACCCTGGCGATTCTGGTCGGCGTGCCGCTGGGTATCCTGATGACCCGCTTCCCGACCCTGGCAGGTCCTCTGCAAGCCAGTGCCACGGTGTTGCTGACCGTGCCGTCCATTGCGCTGTTCGGCTTGCTGCTGCCGTTCTATTCCAAATTTGGCCAGGGCCTGGGGCCGCTGCCGGCCATCACCGCCGTGTTTCTGTATTCGTTGTTGCCGATCATGCGCAACACCTACCTGGCCCTGACCGGTGTCGAACCGGGCATTCGGGAAGCGGCCAAGGGCATTGGCATGACCTTCGGCCAGCGTCTGCGCATGGTCGAGCTGCCCATCGCCGTACCGGTGATTCTCGCCGGGGTGCGCACTGCCGTGGTGATGAACATCGGCGTCATGACCATTGCCGCGACCATTGGCGCCGGCGGTCTTGGTGTACTCATTCTTGCTTCTATCAGCCGCAGCGATATGTCGATGCTGATCGTCGGCGCCGTGCTGGTCAGCATTCTGGCCATCATCGCCGACCTGCTTCTGCAATGGCTGCAACGCTCGCTGACTCCCAAAGGACTCCTGAAATGA
- a CDS encoding osmoprotectant ABC transporter ATP-binding protein OsmV yields MIELQNLTKTFQSNGKEVKAVDSVSLTVNEGEICVFLGPSGCGKSTTLKMINRLIEPTSGKVLINGEDTTGLDEVTLRRNIGYVIQQIGLFPNMTIEENIVVVPKLLGWDKQKCHDRARELMSMIKLEPKQYLHRYPRELSGGQQQRIGVIRALAAEAPLLLMDEPFGAVDPINREMIQNEFFEMQRALNKTVIMVSHDIDEALKLGDKIAIFRAGKLIQIDHPDTLLAHPADDFVSNFVGQDSTLKRLLLVKAEDAADNAPSVSPETPVADALEVMDDQDRRYVVVTDADNKAMGYVRRRDLHRQTGTCAQFLREFNATAAYDENLRILLSRMYEFNRAWLPVLDAERVFLGEVTQESIAAYLSSGRSRGAKTSIVSPAELAAS; encoded by the coding sequence ATGATCGAACTTCAAAACCTCACCAAGACTTTCCAGAGCAACGGCAAAGAAGTGAAGGCGGTCGACTCGGTCAGCCTCACGGTCAACGAAGGCGAAATCTGCGTGTTCCTCGGCCCGTCGGGCTGTGGCAAGAGCACCACGCTGAAGATGATCAACCGCCTGATCGAGCCGACCTCCGGCAAGGTCCTGATCAACGGTGAAGACACCACCGGCCTGGACGAAGTGACCCTGCGCCGCAATATCGGCTATGTGATCCAGCAGATCGGCTTGTTCCCGAACATGACCATCGAGGAAAACATCGTGGTGGTGCCCAAACTGTTGGGCTGGGACAAGCAGAAGTGCCATGACCGCGCTCGCGAGTTGATGAGCATGATCAAGCTCGAACCCAAGCAGTACCTGCACCGTTACCCGCGCGAGTTGTCCGGTGGTCAGCAACAGCGTATCGGGGTGATCCGTGCGCTGGCCGCCGAGGCGCCGCTGTTGCTGATGGACGAGCCGTTCGGCGCGGTCGACCCGATCAACCGCGAGATGATCCAGAACGAGTTCTTCGAGATGCAGCGGGCGCTGAACAAGACCGTGATCATGGTCAGCCACGACATCGACGAAGCGCTCAAACTGGGCGACAAGATCGCGATTTTCCGCGCTGGCAAACTGATCCAGATCGACCACCCGGACACCCTGCTGGCGCACCCGGCGGACGACTTCGTCTCCAACTTCGTTGGCCAGGACAGCACCCTCAAGCGCCTGCTGCTGGTCAAGGCCGAAGACGCCGCCGACAACGCGCCGTCAGTCAGCCCCGAGACGCCAGTGGCCGATGCGCTGGAGGTGATGGACGATCAGGACCGTCGCTACGTGGTGGTCACGGACGCAGACAACAAGGCCATGGGCTACGTGCGCCGCCGCGACCTGCACCGCCAGACCGGCACCTGTGCGCAGTTCCTGCGCGAGTTCAACGCCACGGCAGCCTATGACGAAAATCTGCGCATCCTGCTGTCGCGCATGTACGAGTTCAACCGCGCCTGGCTGCCGGTGCTGGACGCCGAGCGGGTGTTCCTGGGCGAGGTGACCCAAGAGTCGATTGCCGCTTACCTGAGTTCGGGACGCTCGCGCGGGGCCAAGACCAGCATCGTCTCGCCAGCGGAACTGGCGGCGTCCTGA
- a CDS encoding DMT family transporter — protein MNYLFPVLAAFLWGGNTIVTKLSATAISPIEISFYRWLLALLVLTPFVLGGLIRNAAVVARCYRQLIVLGLLGGVVFQCLAYYAAHSTTAIKMGIIQALYPLIALILTGLLMKQRTTTGTLVGGTISIIGVVLVISNGHFASLLNGGLSIGDAMMLLGTAAFAVYSLLLQRWKIQLPMLQTVYTQAIVASVALAPFYLLTERHALTGEVLALVGFAGIGASICAPLAWIHAISRLGASRTAPFFNLVPVITAVLATVLLGEQLTAWITLGGLLAIGGVIVSEYCRKKA, from the coding sequence ATGAATTACCTGTTCCCCGTCCTGGCCGCCTTCCTGTGGGGTGGCAACACCATCGTCACCAAACTCAGTGCCACGGCCATCTCGCCCATCGAGATCAGCTTCTACCGCTGGCTGCTGGCGCTGCTGGTGCTCACCCCGTTCGTGCTCGGCGGCCTGATCCGCAACGCCGCAGTGGTCGCCCGCTGCTACAGGCAGTTGATCGTCCTCGGCCTGCTCGGCGGCGTGGTGTTTCAGTGCCTGGCCTACTACGCCGCACACTCCACCACCGCGATCAAGATGGGCATCATCCAGGCGCTCTATCCACTGATCGCACTGATCCTTACCGGCCTGCTGATGAAACAGCGCACGACTACCGGCACCCTGGTTGGCGGCACGATCTCGATCATCGGCGTGGTGCTGGTGATCAGCAATGGTCATTTCGCTTCCCTGCTCAACGGCGGCCTGAGCATCGGCGATGCCATGATGCTGCTCGGCACCGCAGCCTTCGCGGTGTACAGCCTGCTGCTGCAGCGCTGGAAGATCCAGTTGCCGATGCTGCAGACGGTCTACACCCAGGCCATCGTCGCCAGTGTGGCCCTGGCGCCGTTCTACCTGCTCACCGAGCGGCATGCGCTGACCGGTGAAGTGCTGGCCCTGGTCGGCTTTGCCGGCATCGGCGCCTCGATCTGTGCGCCACTGGCCTGGATCCACGCCATTTCCCGACTGGGCGCCTCGCGTACCGCGCCGTTCTTCAATCTGGTGCCGGTGATCACCGCCGTGCTGGCGACTGTGCTGCTGGGGGAACAACTGACGGCCTGGATCACCCTGGGCGGGCTGCTGGCGATTGGCGGGGTGATCGTGTCGGAGTACTGCCGCAAGAAGGCATAG
- a CDS encoding type III PLP-dependent enzyme has product MPIKVEDYFEASTFNKMKAFADKQETPFVLIDTKIIDKAYDDLRAGFEFAKVYYAVKANPAKEIIELLRDKGSSFDIASIYELDKVMGCGVGPERISYGNTIKKSKDIRYFFDKGVRLFATDSEADLRNIAKAAPGSKVYVRILTEGSTTADWPLSRKFGCQTDMAMDLLILARDLGLVPYGISFHVGSQQRDISVWDAAIAKVKVIFERLKQEDGIELKLINMGGGFPANYITRTNSLETYAEEIIRFLKEDFGDDLPEIILEPGRSLIANAGILVSEVVLVARKSRTAVERWVYTDVGKFSGLIETMDESIKFPIWTEKKGEMEEVVIAGPTCDSADIMYEHYKYGLPLNLAIGDRLYWLSTGAYTTSYSAVEFNGFPPLKAFYL; this is encoded by the coding sequence ATGCCGATCAAGGTCGAAGACTATTTCGAAGCCAGCACCTTCAACAAAATGAAGGCGTTTGCCGACAAGCAGGAAACCCCGTTCGTACTCATCGACACCAAGATCATCGACAAGGCTTACGATGACCTGCGCGCCGGTTTCGAGTTCGCCAAGGTCTACTACGCCGTCAAGGCCAACCCGGCCAAAGAAATCATCGAGCTGTTGCGCGACAAGGGTTCGAGCTTTGACATCGCCTCCATCTATGAGCTGGACAAGGTCATGGGCTGCGGCGTTGGCCCGGAACGCATCAGCTACGGCAACACCATCAAGAAGTCCAAGGACATCCGCTACTTCTTCGACAAGGGCGTGCGCCTGTTCGCCACCGACTCCGAAGCCGACCTGCGCAACATCGCCAAGGCTGCACCAGGCTCGAAAGTTTATGTGCGCATCCTCACCGAAGGCTCGACCACCGCTGACTGGCCACTGTCGCGCAAGTTCGGCTGCCAGACCGACATGGCCATGGACCTGCTGATCCTGGCCCGTGATCTGGGTCTGGTGCCTTACGGTATTTCGTTCCACGTCGGTTCCCAGCAGCGCGACATCAGCGTGTGGGACGCGGCGATTGCCAAGGTCAAGGTGATCTTCGAGCGTCTGAAACAGGAAGACGGCATCGAACTGAAGCTGATCAACATGGGTGGCGGCTTCCCGGCCAACTACATCACCCGCACCAACAGCCTGGAAACCTACGCCGAAGAGATCATCCGCTTCCTGAAGGAAGACTTCGGTGATGACCTGCCGGAAATCATCCTGGAGCCAGGCCGTTCGCTGATCGCCAACGCCGGCATTCTGGTCAGCGAAGTGGTGCTGGTGGCGCGCAAGTCGCGTACCGCCGTGGAGCGCTGGGTGTACACCGACGTGGGCAAGTTCTCCGGCCTGATCGAAACCATGGACGAGTCGATCAAGTTCCCGATCTGGACCGAGAAGAAAGGCGAGATGGAAGAAGTGGTCATCGCAGGGCCCACCTGCGACAGCGCCGACATCATGTACGAGCACTATAAGTACGGTCTGCCGCTGAACCTGGCCATCGGTGACCGCCTGTACTGGCTCTCGACCGGTGCCTACACCACCAGCTACAGCGCTGTGGAGTTCAATGGCTTCCCGCCGCTGAAGGCGTTCTACCTGTAA
- a CDS encoding alpha-xenorhabdolysin family binary toxin subunit A: MSNEHVALATDAAQPDVSEISRVSNDFIRAASGVAQNAARDRGLLITNEDVRSIHRYVSSALALPSDIAQVRQLLGNYQSGIPGLQPEDVKQLYLTIQEHAASWAGLEDDMRAVGSDLHVFAGNLVRTAEDMVGFIQGLEAWRTLKLSELSVSEIEQMPMVELTDSDRRHLPGLLALVGDLKLHIADYSSSTRRVSQGLEAFKAHLRDRIRPEVARKIDLASSAEAGDNLVQLKDRIVLLNERINQKASEYEEYCGYRWVGFWWGPAGGAVSWSIYGPKAAEVLAQQSQLIDEKQTLETQLRQHDRFLGNLFAFESGMQDLRTRIEGAASSISNIESIWSLLEKLADDSHRRINDLDNALLLVVFVSRFRAVIANWQDIKEQAFNMLTAFNRVVGDVRR, encoded by the coding sequence ATGTCGAACGAACACGTGGCATTGGCGACTGACGCCGCTCAGCCTGATGTCAGCGAGATCAGCCGGGTCAGTAATGATTTCATTCGCGCCGCGTCGGGTGTTGCCCAGAATGCGGCTCGCGATCGGGGCCTGCTGATAACCAACGAAGACGTACGTAGCATCCATCGCTACGTCAGTAGTGCGCTGGCCCTGCCGAGCGACATTGCCCAGGTCCGGCAACTGCTGGGCAATTACCAAAGTGGTATTCCCGGTTTGCAGCCTGAAGACGTCAAACAGCTGTATCTGACGATCCAGGAGCACGCCGCAAGTTGGGCCGGGCTGGAAGACGACATGCGTGCGGTGGGCAGCGATCTGCATGTATTTGCCGGCAATCTGGTTCGCACCGCTGAAGACATGGTCGGTTTTATTCAGGGGCTTGAAGCCTGGCGAACCCTCAAGCTGAGTGAGCTGAGCGTCAGTGAAATCGAGCAGATGCCGATGGTTGAACTGACCGACTCCGATCGCAGGCACCTGCCGGGTTTGCTGGCCTTGGTGGGTGACCTGAAGTTACACATCGCTGATTACAGCAGCAGTACCCGGCGGGTCAGTCAGGGGCTTGAGGCGTTCAAGGCGCACCTGCGAGACCGAATCAGGCCCGAGGTCGCTCGTAAGATTGATCTGGCGAGCTCTGCGGAAGCGGGTGACAACCTGGTTCAGCTCAAGGACCGGATTGTGCTGCTCAATGAGCGTATCAATCAAAAGGCCAGCGAGTATGAGGAGTACTGCGGCTACCGATGGGTCGGGTTTTGGTGGGGGCCGGCAGGTGGAGCGGTTTCCTGGTCGATCTACGGGCCCAAGGCCGCGGAGGTCCTTGCACAGCAGAGCCAGTTGATCGACGAAAAGCAGACGCTTGAAACCCAACTCAGGCAGCACGACCGGTTTCTCGGCAACCTGTTTGCCTTTGAGTCTGGCATGCAGGATCTGAGAACCCGTATCGAAGGAGCGGCCAGCAGTATCAGCAATATCGAAAGTATCTGGAGTTTGCTCGAGAAGTTGGCAGACGACTCGCATCGGCGCATCAATGACCTGGACAACGCGCTGCTGCTGGTTGTTTTTGTTTCACGGTTTCGCGCAGTTATTGCCAATTGGCAAGACATAAAAGAGCAGGCGTTCAATATGCTGACGGCTTTTAACAGGGTCGTTGGTGATGTGCGGCGTTGA
- a CDS encoding alpha-xenorhabdolysin family binary toxin subunit B, which translates to MNVHVMDTPFLLPKPDLDVLVANRAQLRRYTEALGEIHLPVKREKLLSLIEELSHVDKQVLDILTLGPGLLANHGLPDLLETIAKLKQQPLTDETGSHIEVIVKEIREERFKTLAELQLQSSALDDALVNFSAVSVSDVDHFVVEIEASLTQVDEQIAAENQPLGKWLEEEAALNKLIAEVEALSALDKFKPLVASLDKLIEIDPNNRLVGSIKAGIAGMSSILDLANDALEYKHLLKHRERLQELLDALRGNARELHEKRKAEARKLEQFRQLQALEELKSAYSQEVARLLAALNGFLTANRIEAVDSVEAQTALFIRHARFLSNYLTELRRDWRS; encoded by the coding sequence ATGAATGTTCATGTCATGGACACTCCGTTTTTGTTACCAAAGCCTGATCTGGACGTGCTGGTGGCCAACAGAGCGCAATTGCGCCGCTACACTGAGGCGCTTGGCGAGATCCATTTGCCGGTCAAGCGCGAGAAACTGCTCAGCCTGATTGAGGAGTTGAGTCATGTCGACAAGCAGGTGCTCGACATACTGACGCTTGGACCTGGGCTGTTGGCCAATCACGGCTTGCCGGACCTGCTCGAAACCATTGCCAAGCTCAAGCAACAGCCGTTGACCGACGAAACCGGCAGCCACATCGAGGTGATCGTCAAGGAGATCCGTGAAGAGCGGTTCAAGACGCTTGCCGAGCTGCAACTGCAGTCCAGCGCGCTGGATGATGCGCTGGTTAATTTTTCGGCAGTCAGCGTCAGCGACGTCGATCACTTTGTGGTTGAGATCGAGGCCAGCCTGACGCAAGTGGATGAGCAGATTGCCGCTGAAAACCAGCCGTTGGGCAAATGGCTGGAGGAAGAAGCGGCGCTCAACAAGCTGATTGCCGAGGTCGAGGCATTGAGTGCACTCGACAAGTTCAAGCCGCTGGTGGCGTCTCTGGACAAACTGATCGAAATAGACCCGAACAATCGATTGGTCGGCTCGATCAAGGCCGGTATTGCCGGCATGAGCAGTATTCTTGATCTGGCCAACGATGCGCTGGAATACAAGCACCTGCTCAAGCACCGCGAGCGTTTGCAGGAGCTGCTCGACGCGCTGCGCGGTAATGCTCGTGAGCTGCACGAAAAACGCAAGGCTGAGGCCCGCAAGCTGGAGCAATTCAGACAGCTTCAGGCGCTGGAGGAACTGAAGTCGGCCTATAGCCAGGAAGTCGCCAGATTACTGGCTGCGCTGAACGGCTTCCTCACTGCCAATCGCATCGAAGCGGTCGACAGTGTTGAAGCCCAGACGGCGCTGTTTATTCGCCATGCCCGCTTCCTGAGCAATTACCTCACTGAGCTGCGCCGGGACTGGCGCAGTTGA
- a CDS encoding tetratricopeptide repeat protein: MSWKLAREEQLDSEALQAMLADNPGRAAQAILAAAGQGLVEAQALLGQILLDGNGIQRDPALAVTWFRIAADQGHLMARNMLGRCLEHGWGCEADVVQAAQQYQLAAEQNFDWGLYNLGNLLGSGRGVRQDHWLAMACYHKAAHQGHAKSMNLLGRYLEEGLAGKVDLEAAHDWYRRSAEAGDFRGQFSHATVLAEQGEIEQAQTWMNTALAGGNLNFLRVSRQSLLTAAHPALRALAQAYHQRAAELGDESDQAALRDVLVRLSQNPSINCASPGAAQ, translated from the coding sequence ATGAGCTGGAAGTTGGCCCGTGAAGAACAGCTCGACAGCGAAGCCCTGCAAGCCATGCTGGCAGATAACCCCGGACGTGCAGCCCAGGCCATTCTGGCTGCCGCCGGGCAAGGGCTGGTCGAAGCCCAAGCGCTACTGGGGCAGATCCTGCTTGATGGCAACGGCATACAGCGCGACCCGGCGCTGGCGGTGACCTGGTTCAGAATCGCGGCCGATCAAGGCCACTTGATGGCGCGCAACATGCTGGGCCGTTGCCTGGAGCATGGCTGGGGATGCGAGGCCGATGTCGTGCAGGCCGCGCAGCAGTATCAGCTGGCCGCCGAGCAGAACTTTGACTGGGGCCTGTATAACCTGGGCAACCTGCTGGGCAGCGGGCGTGGCGTACGTCAGGATCACTGGCTGGCCATGGCCTGTTACCACAAGGCCGCCCATCAGGGGCATGCCAAGTCGATGAACTTGCTGGGGCGCTATCTGGAAGAAGGGCTGGCCGGCAAAGTTGATCTGGAGGCAGCGCATGACTGGTATCGACGCTCTGCCGAAGCCGGGGATTTTCGCGGGCAATTCAGCCATGCCACCGTGCTGGCCGAACAAGGCGAGATTGAACAGGCGCAAACCTGGATGAACACAGCGCTGGCGGGCGGCAACCTCAATTTTCTGCGGGTGAGTCGCCAGTCATTACTGACCGCCGCTCACCCGGCATTGCGTGCTCTGGCGCAAGCCTATCATCAGCGTGCCGCTGAACTCGGTGACGAGTCAGACCAGGCAGCGCTGCGTGACGTTCTGGTCCGGCTCAGCCAGAACCCGTCTATCAACTGCGCCAGTCCCGGCGCAGCTCAGTGA
- a CDS encoding Fe2+-dependent dioxygenase, with protein MLLHIPGLFTREEVLRIREALEQTDWADGKLTAGYQSAKAKHNLQLPEGHPLAKEIGTAMLERLWSNPLFMSAALPNKVYPPLFNCYTAGGNFDFHIDNAVRQVKGTTERVRTDLSSTLFFSDPDDYDGGELIIQDTYGTQQVKLPAGDLVLYPGTSLHKVNAVTRGTRLASFFWTQSLVREDSQRALLFEMDTAIQQLTRDVPDHPSLVQLTGTYHNLLRRWVEV; from the coding sequence ATGCTTTTACACATCCCCGGCCTGTTCACCCGTGAAGAAGTCCTGCGCATCCGTGAAGCCCTGGAGCAGACTGACTGGGCTGATGGCAAGCTGACTGCGGGTTACCAGTCGGCCAAGGCCAAGCACAACCTGCAATTGCCTGAAGGCCACCCGCTGGCCAAGGAAATCGGCACCGCCATGCTTGAGCGGCTGTGGTCCAACCCGCTGTTCATGTCAGCCGCGCTGCCGAACAAGGTGTATCCACCGTTGTTCAACTGCTACACGGCCGGCGGCAACTTCGACTTTCATATCGACAACGCCGTACGCCAGGTCAAAGGCACGACCGAGCGGGTGCGTACCGACCTGTCCTCGACGCTGTTTTTCAGTGATCCCGATGACTATGACGGCGGTGAACTGATCATTCAGGACACCTACGGCACGCAACAGGTCAAGCTGCCGGCCGGCGATCTGGTGCTGTACCCCGGCACCAGCCTGCATAAAGTCAACGCGGTGACCCGCGGTACTCGTCTGGCCTCGTTTTTCTGGACTCAGAGTCTGGTCCGCGAAGACAGCCAGCGCGCCCTGCTGTTCGAGATGGATACCGCCATCCAGCAACTGACCCGCGATGTACCTGATCATCCGTCACTGGTGCAGTTGACCGGGACTTATCACAACCTGCTGCGCCGCTGGGTCGAGGTCTGA